Within Deltaproteobacteria bacterium, the genomic segment GTGGCGGCGTCCAGCCCGTGGATGTCACCCGGCCTCATCACCCGCCGAGCTGGTACATCTCGCGCCGCTCCGTGGAGCGTCCGAGGTCGAGGCGGTGGCCGGTCGGCTTGAAACGGACGGCGCGCATGAGGATGTCGGTGACCGCCTCGGGCCCCCCGCCGGCGCGCAGCGTGCCGCGGACGTCGAGCTCGTCGTCGTTCAAGAGGCAGAGGTGGAAGCGGCCGTCGGCCGTGAGTCGCATGCGGTTGCAGTCGGCGCAGTACGGCTCGCTCACCGGGCTGATGAAGCCGACCACGCCGCGCGCGCGCGGCAGGCGGTAGTTGCGTGCCTCGTCGGCGCGCTCGACCGACGGCACGGGTGCCAGCGCGCCCAGGACGTCCGCGATGCGCGCGCGCGTCTCCGTGTTCGGGACGAGCCGCCCGCGCGCCAGCGCCGCCACGGCACCGGTGCCGAGTGGCATCGTCTCGATGAAGCGCACGTGCCACGGCCGCTCGAGCGTGAGCGCCGCAAGGGGCACGACGTCCTCCTCGTTGAAGCCGCGCGCAACCACCACGTTCAGCTTGATGGGGCAGAGCCCCGCGGCCTCGGCCGCCTCGATCCCGGCCCAGATCTCGGCGAGCGTGCCCCGGCGCATGATGCGGGCGAGGCGGCGCGGATCGAGGCTGTCGAGGTGGATGTTCACGCGCCGCAGCCCGGCCGCAGCGAGCGGCGCCGCGAGCGCGGGCAGGCGCACGCCGTTGGTGGTCATGGTCAGGTCGCCGAGGCCCGGCAGGCGCGCCAGGCGCGCGACGATCTCGAGCAGGTCGGCGCGCAGCGTCGGCTCGCCGCCGGTCAGGCGGAGCTTCCGGAAGCCCACGGCGAGCGCGGCGCGGGCCACGGTCTCGATCTCGGCCGCGGTCAGGACGTCGGCGGGCGGGGCGAGCGCCGGGCCGTCGAGCGGCATGCAGTAGACGCAGCGGAGGTTGCAGTGGTCGATGAGGGAGATACGCAGGTAGTCGATCTCGCGGCCGAAGGCGTCGCGCGGCACGGGCGCATCTTCGGCCCGGCGCCGGGCCAAGTCAATTCGCACGCCCCGCTCTGGGTCAGCTCGGCCGCTCGGCGAGCCCGTGCGTCAGGGCGAAGAGCGCGCTCCGGTACGGCGAGTCGGGGAGCTCCGCGAGCGTGGCCAGCGCGGCGTCGGTGTGGGCGCGCGCCCGCTCCGCGACGGCGGTGAGGACGCCCGTAAGGCGGATGCGCGCGAGCCCGGCCTCGATGTCCGCGGCCACGAGGCGCTCGCTGGCGAAGAGACGGGCGAGCTCGCCGTCGCGCGCGAGGGCGAGCACGATCGGCAGGGACGGATTGCCGTCGCGCAGGTCGACGCCGCGCGGCTTGCCGGTGAGCGCGGGCTGGCCCTCGACGTCGAGCAGGTCGTCGCTCATCTGGAAGGCGAGGCCCAGGTGGCGGCCGCACGAGCCCATCGTGTCGACGAGCGCCGGCGGCGCGCCGGCCAGGTGCGCCGCCGTGCGCGCGCCCGCCGCGAACAGCGAGGCCGTCTTGCGCTCGACGATCTCGAGGTAGTCGGAAACGGTAACCGCCGGATTATGCCGGAAGCGCCCCTGCATGATCTCGCCCTCGGTCAGGCTGATGCACGCCTCGGCCGCCCAGCGGATGACCTCGGGCTCGAAGCCCGCGCAGAGCGCGAAGGCTCGGCTGAAGAGGAAGTCGCCCGTGACCAGTGTGTCGGCGACGCCGAAGGTGCTGGGGGCCGAGGGCCGGCCGCGGCGCGTCTCGCCCCGGTCGATGATGTCGTCGTGCAGGAGGGTGGCGGAGTGGATCAGCTCGAGCGCGACCGCCGCCAGGGTCGCATCGGCGCGCCGCAGAAGCGGCCGCTCGCCCGCCGAGGCGTGGTAGACGAGCAGGACGACGAGCGGGCGGACGCGCTTGCCGCCCGCCGCGACGAGGTGCGTGGCGATCGCGTGCAGACGGTCCTCGCGTGAGCGGAGCTCGGCGTCGAGCCGCGCCTCGATCCGGACGAGGTCCTCCTCGATGGCCGGCGGGAGGGGCGGGGTGGCGGCGGCCGCGGCGCTGTCGGCGAGGGTCTTCACGGCGGAGGCGAGGCGAATCAACGAGAACGGGCCCCCAAAGTCAAGGACGGGCGCGGAGTGCCCGGCGATCGCAGGCAACATTGCACTCGCGCGGGGCCGCGGCTAGTGTCCGGCGGGCATGGCGGAGCTCACGCCCGAGCGGGTGCGCGAGGCGCTTCGCACCGTCCTCTTCCCGAACTTTCGGCGCGACATCGTGACCCTCGGCATGGTGGGCGAGGACATCGCGATCGCGGGGGACACCGTGCGCCTGCACGTGCGCCCGGGGACCGACAAGCCCGAGGCGCTGCAGCAGCTGGCGCACGCGATCGACGCCGCGCTCCGCCGTCTTCCCGGCGTCGTGCACGTCGACGTGCACTTCGCGCGTGCCGAGGAGGGGAGGGGGCGCGATCCCTTCACCGAGCGCGCGGCGCTGCCCGGCGTGGCGCACATCGTCGCGGTGGCGAGCGCGAAGGGCGGGGTCGGCAAGTCGACCGTGGCCGTCAACCTGGCGCTCGGGCTGGCGGGCGAGGGACGCCGGCGCGTCGGGCTCGTCGATGCCGACGTCTACGGTCCGAGCCTGCCCATCATGCTGGGCACCGACGCACGCCCGCGCGTCACACCGGACAAGCGCATCCATCCCCTCGAGCGGTACGGGATCAAGCTCATGTCCATGGGCTTCTTCCTCGACGAGCAGTCGCCGGTCATCTGGCGCGGGCCGATCGTCATGGGCGTCGTGCGGCAGTTCCTGCGCGACGTGGAGTGGGGCGAGCTGGATTTCCTCGTCGTGGACCTCCCGCCGGGGACGGGCGACGCGCCGCTCACGCTGGTCCAGCAGGTGCCGGTCACGGGCGCGGTCATCGTGACCACGCCGCAGGACGTGGCGCTCCTCGACACGGGGCGGAGCATGGGGATGTTCCTGCAGGTGAACACACCCGTGCTGGGCGTGGTGGAGAACATGAGCGGCTACCTCTGCCCGCGCTGCGGGACGGAGGATCCGATCTTCGGCCGGGGCGGGGCCGAGGCGCTGGCGGCCCGCTTCGGCGTGCCCGTGCTGGCGCGTATCCCGCTCGTCGCCGCCCTGCGCGAGGGCGGCGATGCCGGGCGCCCGCTGGTCGCCGCCCAGCCGGAGCACCCGGTGAGCCGGCTCTTCGCCGCGCTCGCGGCGCGGGTGGCCGAGACGGTGGCACCGTCCGGCGCAGCTGCGGCCGCGCCCGCCTGAGAGGCCGAGCCGCCCTCGCGCCGGTTGTCTCGCCGCCGGGCCGCGGTCATGGTCCGCGCCAACCGACGCGACCTGCGAGGGCGGGGTGTCCTGGCAGAACCGAGCAGTGCGCGGTGGTGCGACCGGCCGACTGCTGCGTGCCGAACCCCGACGACCCGAGACGGAGTCGCAGCTCCTCGCCCAGGCGCGCGCGATCCATCCCGAGCGCGACTTCCCGCCCGACTTCCCGTCCCGCTTCCGAAAGAAATAGAGCACGCGCGTCGATCGGGCGATTTACAGGCCTCCCCCCGTTGAGTATATGGGGCGCGCCCGTGCACGGGCCGGCGGCGGCGCACGCGAGCGAAGCGTATGGGGAAGATCCGGATCGGCATCGTCGGGGTGGGCAACTGTGCGAGCAGCCTCCTCCAGGGCATCGAGTTCTATCGCGCCGCCGACGAGAAGACCGCGGACGCGCACGTGGGCCTCATGCACTTCGACGTGTGCGGCTACCGCCCGGGCGACATCGAAGTCGTGTGCGCCTTCGACGTCGACCAGCGCAAGGTGGGTCAGCCCCTCGACGTGGCCGCGCTCGCGCCGCCCAACAACACCCGCCCGCTTTACCCCAAGCTGCCGCGCTCGAGCGTGATCGTCGAGATGGGGCCGGTCCTCGACGGGGTGGCCGAGCACATGAGCGAGTACCCGCCCGAGGAGGCGTTCGTGGTGGCCGAGCGCCGGCCGGCGGACGTGGTCGAGGTGCTCGAGCGCAGCGGCGCCGAGATGGTGGTCAACTACCTCCCGGTCGGCAGCCAGGCGGCGACCGAGCACTACGCGCGCGCCTGCCTCGAGGCGGGGGTGTCGCTCGTGAACTGCATCCCGGTCTTCATCGCCTCGGATGCGGAATGGGCCGGCGAGTTCGAGCGCCGCGGTATCCCGATCGTGGGCGACGACGTCAAGTCGCAGCTCGGGGCCACCATCGTGCATCGCATGCTGGCCAGGCTGTTCGACGATCGCGGCGTCGTGCTCGACCGGACCTATCAGCTGAACACCGGCGGCAACACGGACTTCCTCAACATGCTGAACCGCGCCCGCACCGGCGCCAAGCGGCTCTCGAAGACCGAGGCGGTGCAGAGCGTGCTCCCGAGCCCGCTGCCGCGCACCCGCATCCACATCGGGCCGAGCGACTACGTCCCCTGGCAGCGCGACAACAAGGTCTGCTTCCTGCGCATGGAGGGCCGCGGCTTCGCCAACGCGCCGCTCGAGCTCGAGCTCCGGCTCTCGGTCGAGGACAGCCCCAACTCCGCCGGCTGCGTGATCGACGCCATCCGCTGCTGCCGCGTGGCGCGGGAGCGGAAGATCGGCGGCCCGCTGCTCAGCGTGGCCGCGTACCTGATGAAGCACCCTCCGCGTCAGCTGACCGACGATCTCGCCAGGGAGCGGGTCGAGGCCTTCCTGCGCGGAGAGGTCGAGCGCTAGGGGTGTCGCCGGCCTGCCGGCCGGGGACGGCCGTGGCCGCGACCCTCGTGATCGCGGCGACCGTGTGGCTGTCGCTGCGCGGCCTCGCCCGCGTGGTGGTCCCCGGCGTGACGCGAGACGCGTCCGCGCCGCTCGTCGGACCACGCGTGCGGGCCTGGTACCGCGGCGTGCTCGAGCCGCTCGAGGACGCGCTGGTCGGGGCGCGGGTGCATCCCGACGCGCTCACCTGGGCGCAGCTCGCCGTGAGCGTGCTCGCGGGGGCGGTGTTCTGGGCGGGATGGCTCTTCGTCGGCGGCTGGCTCACCATCGTCGCCGGCACGCTCGACGTCCTCGACGGCGGCGTGGCGCGCCGCGCGGGGGTGGAGAGCCGGCGCGGCGCGCTGGTCGACTCGCTGGTCGACCGCTGGGCCGAGTTCGCGACCTTCCTCGGCCTGGGCGCCTTCTACCGCGACAGCTGGGTCCTCGTGCCCCTCATCGTGGCGTGCTTCGGCTCCTTCATGGTGAGCTACACGCGCGCGCGCGCCGAGGGGCTGGGTGTCGAGGCGCAGCTCGGCCGCGTGCAGCGCCCCGAGCGCTACGTGATCCTCGGCTGCGGGGCGTGGGCCTCGGACCTGGTCGCCCACCTGACGTGCACGCTCACGGGGCGCCCGACGCAAGTCGTGCTGGCCGCCGCGATCGTCGTGCTCGCCGCTCTCTCCGCGTGGACGGCGCTCGAGCGGGCGCGCCATGCCGCCGCGGCGCTCAGGCAGTCGGCCCCATGACGGCCGGCGTGTGGCGCCCGCTCGGCTTCCTCATCCTCATGCTCGGGTTCGGGCTCCGGCTCGACAGCGAGTGGCAAGGGGTGGCCGGGGTGCTGCTGGCGGCCGGCGCGGCCGCCGGCGGCGCGGGCCTATGGGCGCTCCGCCGCGATACGGCCGGCGAGCCTTTCGTCCCGCCGGTGCGCGAGCGATAATGCGGAGCGATCCGAGGGACTACCGAGGAGGAACCGTCTGCGCAACGCGCTCCGTCTGACCGCCGGCATCGCCGTATCCCTGGCCTGCCTCTACTTCGCCACGCGCGGCACCGACTGGGCGGGGGTGGGCGGCGTGCTGGCCGCGGCGCGCCCCGCGTGGATCGCGGCCGTGGTGCTGGCGAGCCTGGCGACGGTGTACATCCGGGCGCAGCGCTGGTGCGTGCTGTTGCGGCCGGTGGGGCGCGTGCCCCTTTATCCGGCCCTCTCCGCGACCGCCATCGGCTTCGGGGCGAGCTCCGTGCTGCCCTTCCGCGCCGGCGAGCTCGTGCGGCCGGCCCTCCTCGGACGGCAGCCGGGCGTGGGGATGAGCGCGGCGCTCTCGAGCGTCGTGCTCGAGCGGCTCTTCGACATGCTGCTCGTCATCGGCTGCTTTCTCGCCGTCGCCCTCGTCAACCCCGAAGTGCCGCCCGACATGCGCCGCGGCGCGTTCGCGCTCGCGGCGCTGGCCGCCCTCGGCTTCCTCGGCCTGGCGCTCGCGCAGCGATACAGGACGAGCACCGAGGCGGTCGTCGGACGGCTGCTCGGGCTCCTGCCGCGCCCGGTTGGCCGCCGCCTGGTGCCGCTCGTCGCCTCCTTCATGAACGGCCTGGGCGGCCTCGCCGACCTGCCGACCGTCTTGCTCGTGCTCGCCTACTCGGCCTACCTGTGGGGTGTGATCACGCTCACCTTTCTCTTCTCCTTCCTGGCGCTCGGCATCCAGGTGCCGCTGGTGGCCGCATCGCTCACCACGGTCGTGGTGGTGGCCGCTGCGGTCTTCCTGCCCCAGGCACCCGGCTTCGTAGGCACGTGGCAGGCGGGCTGCGTGCTCGCGCTCCGCCTCTTCGACGTGCCTCACGAGGTCGCGGTCGGGTTCTCGCTCCTCACCTGGGTCATCCAGATGGCGGTCAACATCGCCACCGGGGGCATCTTCCTGGCGCGCGAGGACCTGCCGCTCGCGCGGCTTCTGCGGCTCGCCTCGCGCGAGGCGCCGGCGCCGGCGGCGGGGGCGGAGAGCTAGGCCGGTGCGGCTCGAGGGACGCACGGTCGTGGTGGGCCTCACCGGCGGCATCGCCTGCTACAAGGCGTGCGAGGTGGTGCGGCTCCTCGCCGCCGCCGGTGCGCGCGTGCCCGTCATCATGAGCGCGGGGGCGCAGCAGTTCGTGACCCCGCTCACCCTGCAGACGCTCTCCGGGCAGCCGGTCGCGACCGACACCTTCAGCCTGACCCAGGAGTCCGAGATCGGGCACATCCGGCTGGCGGACCAGGCGGGCGCGATCGTCATCGCTCCGGCGACCGCGAACGTGCTCGGGAAGCTCGCGAACGGGATCGCCGACGATCTCCTCACCACGGTGCTGCTCGCCACGCGTGCGCCGCTCGTGCTCGCGCCGGCCATGAACGTCCATATGTGGGAGCACGCCGCCGTGCAGGAGAACCTGGCCCGCCTGATCGGCCGCGGCGCGCGCGTCGTCGGTCCGGCGAGCGGCGCGCTCGCCTGCGGCTACGAGGGGACGGGGCGGCTCGCGGAGCCCGCGGACATCGTGGAGGAGGTGTGCTGCGCGCTGGCCGCGCGGGATCTCGCGGGCGAGCGCGTCCTCGTCTCCGCGGGGCCGACGCGGGAGCCGATCGATCCGGTGCGCTACCTCTCGAACCACTCGAGCGGGAAGATGGGCTGCGCGGTGGCGCGCGTCGCACGCCGCCGGGGCGCCGAGGTGACGCTGGTCATCGGGCCCACCGCGCTCGCACCCCCGCCCGGCGTGCGGGTCGTGCCGGTCGGCACGGCGCGCGAGATGGCGACCGTCGTCGAGGAAGCCTTCCCGAGCGCCACCGTCGTGATCATGACCGCTGCGGTCGCCGACTACCGGCCGCGCGAGCCGCTCGCGCGCAAGCTCAAGAAGGACGCCGCCGGGCTCACCCTCGAGCTCGAGCGCAACCCCGACATCCTGGCCGGGCTCGGCGCCCGCAAGGGACGCCGGCTCCTGGTCGGCTTCGCGGCCGAGACCGGCGACGTGGCGGCCGAGGCGCGGCGGAAGCTCGCCGCCAAGCACCTCGATCTCATCGTCGCCAACGACGTGACCGCGCCCGGCGCGGGCTTCGGCACCGACACCAACGCGGTGCGCCTGCTCGACACGAGCGGCCTCGACGAGGCGCTGCCCGTCCTCGACAAGGAGGAGGTGGCGGTGCGGGTCCTCGACTGGGTCGCGGCGCATCGGCACCGCGCGGGGACGGCTACGCTGCGGCCGGTGCCAGGGCGCGCAGCTCCGCGGCGATCGCCTCCGTCATCTGGCCGCGGCGCTTGAGCGCCCTGAGCTTGCGGCGGAGCACGTCGGCCCGGGCGAGCGCCTCGCGCCCGGTCGGATCGGCGTGCTGGCAAACGCTCTTCCGCCCGCGGGCGAGCAGGTCCTGCACGGCGCGAATGCAGAGCGAGTTGAAGCGCTCGACCTCGCCGCGCGGCAGGGGATAGCG encodes:
- a CDS encoding inositol-3-phosphate synthase encodes the protein MGKIRIGIVGVGNCASSLLQGIEFYRAADEKTADAHVGLMHFDVCGYRPGDIEVVCAFDVDQRKVGQPLDVAALAPPNNTRPLYPKLPRSSVIVEMGPVLDGVAEHMSEYPPEEAFVVAERRPADVVEVLERSGAEMVVNYLPVGSQAATEHYARACLEAGVSLVNCIPVFIASDAEWAGEFERRGIPIVGDDVKSQLGATIVHRMLARLFDDRGVVLDRTYQLNTGGNTDFLNMLNRARTGAKRLSKTEAVQSVLPSPLPRTRIHIGPSDYVPWQRDNKVCFLRMEGRGFANAPLELELRLSVEDSPNSAGCVIDAIRCCRVARERKIGGPLLSVAAYLMKHPPRQLTDDLARERVEAFLRGEVER
- a CDS encoding flippase-like domain-containing protein, which produces MRPASLSSRRCASDNAERSEGLPRRNRLRNALRLTAGIAVSLACLYFATRGTDWAGVGGVLAAARPAWIAAVVLASLATVYIRAQRWCVLLRPVGRVPLYPALSATAIGFGASSVLPFRAGELVRPALLGRQPGVGMSAALSSVVLERLFDMLLVIGCFLAVALVNPEVPPDMRRGAFALAALAALGFLGLALAQRYRTSTEAVVGRLLGLLPRPVGRRLVPLVASFMNGLGGLADLPTVLLVLAYSAYLWGVITLTFLFSFLALGIQVPLVAASLTTVVVVAAAVFLPQAPGFVGTWQAGCVLALRLFDVPHEVAVGFSLLTWVIQMAVNIATGGIFLAREDLPLARLLRLASREAPAPAAGAES
- the moaA gene encoding GTP 3',8-cyclase MoaA, whose translation is MPRDAFGREIDYLRISLIDHCNLRCVYCMPLDGPALAPPADVLTAAEIETVARAALAVGFRKLRLTGGEPTLRADLLEIVARLARLPGLGDLTMTTNGVRLPALAAPLAAAGLRRVNIHLDSLDPRRLARIMRRGTLAEIWAGIEAAEAAGLCPIKLNVVVARGFNEEDVVPLAALTLERPWHVRFIETMPLGTGAVAALARGRLVPNTETRARIADVLGALAPVPSVERADEARNYRLPRARGVVGFISPVSEPYCADCNRMRLTADGRFHLCLLNDDELDVRGTLRAGGGPEAVTDILMRAVRFKPTGHRLDLGRSTERREMYQLGG
- a CDS encoding Mrp/NBP35 family ATP-binding protein, with translation MAELTPERVREALRTVLFPNFRRDIVTLGMVGEDIAIAGDTVRLHVRPGTDKPEALQQLAHAIDAALRRLPGVVHVDVHFARAEEGRGRDPFTERAALPGVAHIVAVASAKGGVGKSTVAVNLALGLAGEGRRRVGLVDADVYGPSLPIMLGTDARPRVTPDKRIHPLERYGIKLMSMGFFLDEQSPVIWRGPIVMGVVRQFLRDVEWGELDFLVVDLPPGTGDAPLTLVQQVPVTGAVIVTTPQDVALLDTGRSMGMFLQVNTPVLGVVENMSGYLCPRCGTEDPIFGRGGAEALAARFGVPVLARIPLVAALREGGDAGRPLVAAQPEHPVSRLFAALAARVAETVAPSGAAAAAPA
- a CDS encoding CDP-alcohol phosphatidyltransferase family protein, yielding MSPACRPGTAVAATLVIAATVWLSLRGLARVVVPGVTRDASAPLVGPRVRAWYRGVLEPLEDALVGARVHPDALTWAQLAVSVLAGAVFWAGWLFVGGWLTIVAGTLDVLDGGVARRAGVESRRGALVDSLVDRWAEFATFLGLGAFYRDSWVLVPLIVACFGSFMVSYTRARAEGLGVEAQLGRVQRPERYVILGCGAWASDLVAHLTCTLTGRPTQVVLAAAIVVLAALSAWTALERARHAAAALRQSAP
- the coaBC gene encoding bifunctional phosphopantothenoylcysteine decarboxylase/phosphopantothenate--cysteine ligase CoaBC, with product MRLEGRTVVVGLTGGIACYKACEVVRLLAAAGARVPVIMSAGAQQFVTPLTLQTLSGQPVATDTFSLTQESEIGHIRLADQAGAIVIAPATANVLGKLANGIADDLLTTVLLATRAPLVLAPAMNVHMWEHAAVQENLARLIGRGARVVGPASGALACGYEGTGRLAEPADIVEEVCCALAARDLAGERVLVSAGPTREPIDPVRYLSNHSSGKMGCAVARVARRRGAEVTLVIGPTALAPPPGVRVVPVGTAREMATVVEEAFPSATVVIMTAAVADYRPREPLARKLKKDAAGLTLELERNPDILAGLGARKGRRLLVGFAAETGDVAAEARRKLAAKHLDLIVANDVTAPGAGFGTDTNAVRLLDTSGLDEALPVLDKEEVAVRVLDWVAAHRHRAGTATLRPVPGRAAPRRSPPSSGRGA
- a CDS encoding polyprenyl synthetase family protein, with protein sequence MLPAIAGHSAPVLDFGGPFSLIRLASAVKTLADSAAAAATPPLPPAIEEDLVRIEARLDAELRSREDRLHAIATHLVAAGGKRVRPLVVLLVYHASAGERPLLRRADATLAAVALELIHSATLLHDDIIDRGETRRGRPSAPSTFGVADTLVTGDFLFSRAFALCAGFEPEVIRWAAEACISLTEGEIMQGRFRHNPAVTVSDYLEIVERKTASLFAAGARTAAHLAGAPPALVDTMGSCGRHLGLAFQMSDDLLDVEGQPALTGKPRGVDLRDGNPSLPIVLALARDGELARLFASERLVAADIEAGLARIRLTGVLTAVAERARAHTDAALATLAELPDSPYRSALFALTHGLAERPS